The stretch of DNA ATGACTTATCTTGTTCGCAATAGATTCCACCTGTTCGGCAGTATCCAAAGCCCTTGTTTCAAAGGCATCACCATAAACTGCCCCCGATAGTTCTGTGTCAAGGTAAGTATCTATCCATTCTTTTGTTACTATTTGACTGTGCTTCATCGAATCTTTGATATTTCCACGACCTGTCACCGTATTTCCAACAGCAAAAACATTGGGATAACCTTCCAATTGGCAACAGTTATTTTCGTTGATGTCAAACACTTGTCCATTAGCAGGAATTCCCTTAATCAATTGTGGAATACTTCCGATAGAAGAAATCACCTGTGAAGCCCAAACAAACGTTTCTGGCCCTGCAATCGGTACAATGCGTTCATCTACCAACTCAGTTTGCTTGAAAGCCAATCCTACCAAACGCCCATTTTCCACGATTTTGTCCACAGCCGCATGAAGCGGTTTTACATTGAAGAGGTATTTGCTTTGGTAGTTGTTCAAAATCTTTTCTTGAATCATCCTCACCTTCTCCATTTTTTCGGGAGAATCTGCTTGTGTAGGCGACAGAGGCATATCTTTGATTCGGCGGCGGTAATACAATGTCGCTCCCTTCAAACCCAAATCCTCCAAAGTATAGCCCAACTGATCCAATACCTTCGCAATACTTCTATCCAGCTGAAACATATTCACTTCATGTCCCTTTTCCTTCAATGCTCGCTGAACGGTCAGTATCATCAGCACCTTCAAAACATCCAAAGAAGCCAAGCCACCGCCCACAACGATTGTATTGTCCAGTGCTTCAAATTGTGGCCCATTGTAGTTGGGCTCGTGAAAATGATTGAACCAATAAATGAACGAATTTTGGTAAATCAAACCTTTGTCCACATAGTCGTCAATGCCTTCAATCGGCAACGGTCTATCTCGCCAAGCACCAATCGCCAAAATCACCGCACTGAATCCCCAATTCACCAATTCTTCAAACGAAATCTCTCGCCCCAAACGAATATGTGGCACAAAACGCACCAATTCGTGGCTCAATTTTTCGTTGATTTTTTCTTCTTCCTGGTCTCTCAACTTGTTGTGCCATTTGGGTAAACCGTCTTCAATTTTGCCGTAGGGCAAAGTATTTTGATCAAAAACGACACAGGGAATATTGCGTTGGATAAACTGATAAGCAGCTTCTGCACCAGATACAGCTCCACCAAAAATCGCTACAAGGTGATTAGACATAGTTGGTTTGTTTTAGAAAGTTTAGACTTTAAACGAAAAATTAAAGATGCAAGAAGTAAGATTTTTACTTATTGACAATCAATTATTTACGCTTAATTTAGCGAATAATTATTGGCTTTAAAACTATTGACAATTCAATTGATTGACTCCGAAATTACAACCAATCCATCTGCGAAATATTCAAAATCTGTGATTTATTTCGTCACTCAATCGGTTTGCATATGGCTTGTGGCGGTTTCAAAGCACTTTCCTATCTCCCGAAACCAAAGCTGGCTACGGAGCGAAAGCCTTGCTGGCAGCCGTTCACCCGCCATAAGCTATATGTGTTGTTGTACAACGTTTTTTATTCAAGAATTTCCCATTCACCAGTTTGAATATACTCGTCAATCACAAATTGAGGACCTTTGTTATCAATCTCCCCTTTTATTTTGTTGGCTAATTCCTGTATGTCATCGGAAGTCAAAGGTTGCTCTCGTTTTATCGGAATACTTGTTTCTAACGCTTCATAGTCATTTTCCTGAATTAGTATCCTGTGCGCTACGACATAATGTTTGTAACCATTTTCTTCAATAACAAATACGTTACAGGCTCCCCGCGATGTAAACTTCTTAAATGTGATTTCTTCGTCTTTAAATCCTCCTTTGTATATCTTGAAATCGGTTAAATAAATGGGAATCGATAAATACTCTGCACCTTCAATTAGAATGTCTTTGTTTATACCTGAATCAGCACTTCCTCTATACAGGAATTGATTGTGGGTAATCGAGTGATCAATTAACCGGAAAGTTCCAGATTCCTTTATTTCTTCAATTGTTCGTTTCATTTAATGTTGTACAACGTCCAAGTTTGATTACCTGCAATGAGTTGGTTCAAATCCCCTTCTCCTTTTTTGCCGACTGCTTCCTTCAATTGATCGTAAAGCATCTCTTCATAACAAGGACGCTCAACTGCATACAAAACCCCAAAAGGTCTTGGCAAATAATCTTCTGTAATGACCGTACTTGGATTATCAAAAAAGCGAGTCAATATTTGCGCTTTGTAAATATCCGTTTCGTCATGTATCCAAAGGTCGGACTCGGTAAAGCCTGAACCCTCTAAATCAACAACTCTTGGTCTCAATCCGTCCAAACGAATCCCTTTACTGCTTTCCTTGCCAAATACCAAGGGTTTGCCATGCTCCAAAAAGATGGCGGTTTCGGGTTTGGTGTCTTTGTCAGTAAACGAAAAGAAAGCGCCATCGTTGAAGATGTTGCAGTTTTGGTAAATTTCTAAAAAAGAAGTGCCTTTGTGAGCGTGACTTCTAAGGAGCATTTCCTGCAAATGTTTCGGGTCTCTATCCATTGACCTCGCCACAAAAGAAGCATCTGCGCCCATCGCAAATGCCAGCGGATTGACAGGTCTATCCAACGAACCCATTGGAGTAGATTTGGTGACTTTGCTCAACTCCGAAGTTGGCGAATATTGCCCCTTAGTCAAACCGTATATTTGGTTGTTGAACAACAAAATATTCAAGTCAAAATTTCGGCGAAGAATATGTAGCAGGTGATTACCGCCAATAGACAAACCATCGCCATCACCAGTCACCATCCATATAGAAAGGCCAGGATTTGCCATCTTCAAACCCGATACAAAAGCTGGCGCACGTCCATGAATCGAGTGCATTCCGTAGGTTTCCATGTAGTAAGGAAACCGAGAGGAGCAGCCAATACCTGATATCACTGCCACTTCATCTTTGTTCAGTTCCAAATCCGCCATCACTTTCTGTACCTGCGAAAGAATGGAGTAATCCCCACACCCCGGACACCAACGAACATCTTGATTCGTAGCAAAATCTTTTGCTTTGAGTGTACCGTTGGATTTGATTGTATCTATAGCCATTTGTATTGTTTTTTACATTATTAACTTTGGAGTCATTAAGGACGAATAAATTTGCCATTGCAGAAAAGTCTTCCTAAAGCAATCCTTTAATCACCTCCCTCAATTCACTTTTCGCAATCGGAACGCCTTGAATCTTGTTGAACTGCTCGACCTTCAATAAGTACTTATCTCGAATCAATTTAGAAAGTTGTCCATTGTTGATTTCAGGAATCAATACTTTATCAAAATTGAGCAACATTTCACCCAGATTTCGAGGAAAAGGGTTGAGATAGCGGAGGTGAGCGTGTGAAACACTATATCCTTCTTCTATCAAATCTTTCACCACCGATTTAATAACGCCATAAGTAGAACCCCATCCAAGTACCAAAACACTGCCTCTGTCCTCTCCTACTTCCATTTGTTGTTCGGGTACAAAATCTGCAATTTTATCCACTTTGGCTTGGCGAATTTTAGTCATAAACTCGTGATTCGCTTGGTCATAAGACACATTCCCTGTTCTATCCTCTTTCTCCAATCCGCCAATGCGATGCGCCAAACCAGCAGTGCCAGGAATGGCCCACTCCCGCACCAATTGTTCATTTCGGTCGTAAGGCAGAAATGATTCTCCTGCCGCTTGTGGTTTTTTGAATTGCACCTTCATATCAGGAATGTCGTCTGCATTGGGAAATTTCCAGGGTTCTGCACCATTCGCAATGTAGCCATCACTCAACAAAACGACAGGAACCATGTGCTGCACCGCAATTCGACAGGCTTCAATGGCAGTATAAAAACAGTCGGAAGGAGAATGGGCTGCAATAACAGGCATCGGACATTCCCCGTTTCGTCCATACATGGCTTGCAGCAAATCGGACTGCTCGGTTTTGGTGGGCAAACCCGTTGAAGGGCCTCCACGCTGTATATTGCAAATTACCAGTGGTAGTTCCAAAATCATTGCCAAACCAATGGCTTCTCCTTTGAGGGCAAGTCCGGGACCAGAAGTACCTGTGATGGCCAAATTGCCACCATAAGATGCTCCAATTGCAGAACAAACGGCTGCAATTTCATCTTCCGCCTGAAAAGTTTTTACCCCAAAGTTTTTGTATTTGGAGAGTCCATGCAGTATATCGGAGGCTGGAGTAATTGGATAAGAACCGTAAAATAAGGGCAATCCGAGTTTTTTGGAAGCAGTAATCAATCCGATGACCAATGCTTCATTTCCCATGATACTGCGATATGTACCACTTTGAAGGGGAGCAGCTTTCACCTCATATCGGGTAGTGAAGGTTTCGGTAGTTTCTCCAAAATGATAGCCCGCATTGAGCGTTTTGAGGTTGGCTTCTAATATATCAGGTTTACTTTTGAATTTGGCTTTCAAAAACTGAATGGTACTTTCTAATTTGCGGTTGTACCTCCAATAGAGAAAGCCCAAGACAAACATATTTTTGGAACGGTCTTTTTCCTTTGTTCCCAATGGGATTTCCTTCAAACATTCACGGGTAAGCTTGGTAATCGGCATTTTATATACCTCATAACCTTCTAAGGTATCGTCTTCGAGTGGATTCACATCATATTTTGCCAATCGGAGATTTTTGCGGTCAAAGCCTTCTGTATCAACGATAATTGTTCCACCTCTTTTAATATTTTTGAGATTGGTCTTTAAGGCTGCAGAGTTCATGGCGACTAATACATCGAAGTGGTCACCGGGGGTGAAAATGGGAATGCTTCCAAAATGGAGTTGAAATCCTGAAACACCTGCAAGTGTGCCTTGTGGCGCACGTATTTCGGCGGGAAAATCGGGAAATGTGGCAATATCGCTACCTGTCAAGGCTGTATTGTTGGTGAATTGGCTGCCTGTGAGCTGCATTCCATCCCCTGAATCGCCTGCAAATTTTATGGTGATTTCTTTTTTAATTTCTATCGTTCTGCTCATAATACATTCGTTTTTTGTCAAGAAATGATACTATAGAATCTTTTCTTGTGTTAGCAGATACTAAGATAAGGAATTACAGTAAAAAAACAAGATTTTGAAGTAGTTTTTAGTTTATCTTGTTTCTTAATATATGTGCAGGCGAATCAATCTTCAAAGAAGGTATTGGTCATATCAATATTGGCTTCAATGGGTTTGACAAAAAATAAATCAGCCAAATCCAATATAAACTTCATCGAATCCACACTATTCATCACCTCCTCTTTCAGATCTTCTGGAATAGGTTTCTTCTTGCCAAGTTGACGGAATGCTTGAATGTAATTTTCATCTGTCATTGAAGTATAGATTTTTGTTCATACATTTTTTTGAGTTTAGCTCTTGCTCTTTTTAAACGCATCTTCACCGCTCCTTCTGATATATTCAGTATTTCTACTATTTCATTAATTTTTAGCTCATCTTGGTATTTCATCAACAAAAGCGTTTTTTCATCGGGGTCTAAAAGTATAAAAACTTCTTCCAACCGCTCCAATCGCATTTCTTTTATTTCGACATCTTCTACTTCATCTTCAATGTTTTCTGTATCACTTAGTACAACATCTCGTATTATTTGTGTATTGTTTTTTTGTTCTTTTTTCAAAAAATCAATACATGCATTGTAGGCAATATGGTAAATCCAAGTAGAAAAACTGGCATCTCCTCTGAAGGTGCCGATTTTCACAAAAGCTTTTACCAAAATGTCATGAACCAAATCTCTGGCATTGTCTTCGTTTTTTACCATCGAAATACACTTTTGATAGACTTTCGGCGCATATTTGTCGTACAACAAGCCAAAATACTGCGTATCTCCTGTGTCTTTTAAAAGCTGTATGATTTCTTTATCCGATAATTCAGAAGATTGTTTCATCATTTCTCACATATCCAACTTGTTATTCATCAAACTTGTAAAGTTGAAATAAACAAATCTTTGATTGGTTTTGATAAAAATGTTTATTCAAATCTAAGGAAAATATCTAAACTAATAAAAAATGATAGATAATATATCTCTATCAAATACCCTAAATCATTATTGCGATTGAAGTTGATTTTTTAGGTAAAGAAATTGAATCCTTTAATTATTTACATATAGACTGTTATTGAGTTTTAGGTAACAATCTAAAATTAAAAAAAAAAACTTATTTTTGTTAGCTTGACAAACAATCACATATAATACAAACAATTAAATATCAATATGTTACGTTCAAAAATTGCAGGAATTGGTTACTATGTACCTGAAAGAGTGGTGACAAATGACGACTTGGCTAAAGTTATGGATACTTCGGATGAATGGATTCAGGAACGAACAGGTATAAAAGAAAGAAGATATGGGGTAAGATTTGAAGAATCTACTTCGACAATGGGAACTAAAGCTGCTCGGACTGCCATAGAACGTGCGGGACTTGAGCCAAAAGATATTGACTTTATTGTGTTTGCCACCCTCAGCCCTGACTACTATTTTCCTGGAAGTGGTGTTCTATTGCAGCGTCAATTGGGTATTCCTGGTATTGGAGCATTGGATGTCAGAAATCAATGTAGTGGATTTATTTATGCGCTTTCGGTAGCAGATCAGTTTGTAAAAACGGGAATGTACAAGAATGTGCTTGTAGTAGGTGCTGAATTGCATTCTTTTGGACTGGACTTTAGCACAAAAGGGCGAAACGTTACCGCTATATTTGGTGATGGTGCGGGGGCTGTTGTATTACAGGCGGCAGCAGATGGAGAAGGTAGGGGCATACTTTCTACACATTTACATGCCGATGGGGAACATGCCGAACAGTTGGCAATGATTAATTTTGGTTCTCACTCGGCCATACATTTGGGAAAAGAACGCTTTGGTTTTAATGAAGATGCGGAATATGGTGAGTTGATGCTGAGTGAAAAAATGTGGGAAGAAAAGGATATTTATCCAGAAATGAATGGCCCTTATGTCTTCAAATATGCGGTAACTAAGTTTCCAGAGGTAATTATGGAAGCCCTCAAAGCAAACAATTATGAGCTGTCTGATTTGGATATGTTGATTCCACATCAGGCCAATCTTCGCATCAGTCAGTTTGTGCAGAAACGCCTTCGGTTGAGAGATGATCAGGTGTACAATAATATCCAAAAATACGGGAATACAACGGCTGCTTCTATTCCAATTGCACTTTGTGAAGCTTATGAAAAAGGACTTGTCAAAGAAGGAGATTTGGTTTGTTTGGCAGCTTTTGGAAGCGGCTTTACATGGGGTTCTGCTTTGATCAAATGGTAGAGGCAATTGCTACTTATCGTTATTTTAAGCCACTCACCGACTACTTATAGCCGTTTATCGAATATGAAGTTTTTGCAAGTCTTGATACTTGTATATTTGCATTGTAAGGTTTGAGAAAACATTGCACCACACACAAATTTAGACACACACATACACATTTTATATTTGTTACTTATAAATCACACTCAAGAAGCTGGAAACCTAAAAGGTATTTCCAGCTTTTTTTTACAAAATTTTGAAAAGACCAAGATTTGTGTTGCTGATAAGATTTACTGAATCAACAACAACAGTGAATCCTCCTCGCCTACTACTTGGTGAACTACTTTTTCTACAATCTCCACAAAATCATTGGGTACAGATAATAGAATGGTTCGTTCCTCTTCTTCGTACATGGCTTTTCCTGTAAGCAATACAAGCACTGCATTGGTTTTGCTGTGGTGTTTTTTAAGGACTGTTCCTTTTTTTAATTGCAGTAAGGTGGCAGTGCCGTTTCCTTCTTCGTTCAAAATTCGCTTGGTTGCAATGGCTTTGTCACTGTCAAGAATTAGGGTAGATAGATTCATTTTTGGTGTTTTTTTTTGAAAATCTTGATCCTGTCTTAAAGGTAGGTGTTTTTGATATTGAAAGGGATGATGTAGAGTGGGGTTTTGTGGTGATTTTGATCAATCATAGAAAAATCTGGAACGTTTAGGCACTATATTATGTTTTAGTCAAAAAAAATACATTAATAAGTATGAAATACTTCATCCTCTCAGTTTTTATTCTGACTATTCTAACTGCGTGCAATGACAACCAAGAAAAAATACCCTCAGATTCTTTTGTTAGTCAAATTAATGAACATCGAGATAAGCGACAATTTTACTTAAGAATATGGGATGATTTTTCTGCTGAGTATGTCCTTACACTAGATAGCTTGAAAAATATTCAACCTAAGAATGTTCAAATAGTTGATTTAATTGGAGACGACGAACTATCTTTCTTTTTAGAAAACCTTCGTCAATATCAATTTTTAGAGGCGATTAGAATTACGCAAGCCTCCGTAAATGAAGGGATTTTTGATTCATTGATAAATAAGCTTAGTCCTAAAAAACATTTTAAGAAATTGATTTTGTGGAGTTGCAATATAGAAAATGTACCTGCATCGATTAGCAAATTGAAAAATCTTGAATCGCTCGACCTCCCTTATAATCACATTAAAAGGCTGCCACCAGAAATCGGGAGTTTAAAAAAGTTAAAAATGTTGCGTTTACACTCAAATCCACAATTTGAATCTCTTCCAGTAGAAATTGGGCTGTTAGAAAATTTGGAACACTTAGATTTTGCAGGTACAAAAATATCACAAATTCCCTCGACTATAGGAGGGTGCAAAAATCTTATAAACCTCACGGCCAATGCTTGTAAAATCACTCATATCCCAAAAACACTTGGTAGGTGCATGTCATTGAAGTGGCTAAACTTTGGGGCAAATAAAATAACTGAAATCCCTGATGAAGTAGGTAATTTACATCAATTGGTGGTGTTGAGTTTAGGAATGAACCGCATAAAAACCCTTCCAGACAGTTTTCAAAAATTGACGAAACTAGATTTTTTTGATATTTCAAACAATCAACTCAGTAAATTCCCAAGCCAAGTACTTACCTTCCATAAAGTTGTTAATTTATGGGTTCACAAAAATTCATTTAACCGAATCCCCATTGAGCTAGCTGATTTGGAAAATTTAAGACAGTTTTTAGTTGATGAGTCAGAAATACTAAAATCTGACGTTGAGGCAATTAAAAATAAAAACCCTATCATAAATTTTGTGAGTAGGTACTGAGTCGTCCTAAAAAAACCTTACAATCCATCCTCTCCAAATTCCAAATATTCACCCGCCAAAGCCGTATTCATGCGTTTGTAAATCAATACCACGCTGTTGTGTGCCTCCAAAATATGCTG from Chitinophagales bacterium encodes:
- a CDS encoding leucine-rich repeat domain-containing protein, which codes for MKYFILSVFILTILTACNDNQEKIPSDSFVSQINEHRDKRQFYLRIWDDFSAEYVLTLDSLKNIQPKNVQIVDLIGDDELSFFLENLRQYQFLEAIRITQASVNEGIFDSLINKLSPKKHFKKLILWSCNIENVPASISKLKNLESLDLPYNHIKRLPPEIGSLKKLKMLRLHSNPQFESLPVEIGLLENLEHLDFAGTKISQIPSTIGGCKNLINLTANACKITHIPKTLGRCMSLKWLNFGANKITEIPDEVGNLHQLVVLSLGMNRIKTLPDSFQKLTKLDFFDISNNQLSKFPSQVLTFHKVVNLWVHKNSFNRIPIELADLENLRQFLVDESEILKSDVEAIKNKNPIINFVSRY
- a CDS encoding RNA polymerase sigma factor, producing MMKQSSELSDKEIIQLLKDTGDTQYFGLLYDKYAPKVYQKCISMVKNEDNARDLVHDILVKAFVKIGTFRGDASFSTWIYHIAYNACIDFLKKEQKNNTQIIRDVVLSDTENIEDEVEDVEIKEMRLERLEEVFILLDPDEKTLLLMKYQDELKINEIVEILNISEGAVKMRLKRARAKLKKMYEQKSILQ
- a CDS encoding beta-ketoacyl-ACP synthase III, coding for MLRSKIAGIGYYVPERVVTNDDLAKVMDTSDEWIQERTGIKERRYGVRFEESTSTMGTKAARTAIERAGLEPKDIDFIVFATLSPDYYFPGSGVLLQRQLGIPGIGALDVRNQCSGFIYALSVADQFVKTGMYKNVLVVGAELHSFGLDFSTKGRNVTAIFGDGAGAVVLQAAADGEGRGILSTHLHADGEHAEQLAMINFGSHSAIHLGKERFGFNEDAEYGELMLSEKMWEEKDIYPEMNGPYVFKYAVTKFPEVIMEALKANNYELSDLDMLIPHQANLRISQFVQKRLRLRDDQVYNNIQKYGNTTAASIPIALCEAYEKGLVKEGDLVCLAAFGSGFTWGSALIKW
- a CDS encoding 2-oxoacid:acceptor oxidoreductase subunit alpha; the encoded protein is MSRTIEIKKEITIKFAGDSGDGMQLTGSQFTNNTALTGSDIATFPDFPAEIRAPQGTLAGVSGFQLHFGSIPIFTPGDHFDVLVAMNSAALKTNLKNIKRGGTIIVDTEGFDRKNLRLAKYDVNPLEDDTLEGYEVYKMPITKLTRECLKEIPLGTKEKDRSKNMFVLGFLYWRYNRKLESTIQFLKAKFKSKPDILEANLKTLNAGYHFGETTETFTTRYEVKAAPLQSGTYRSIMGNEALVIGLITASKKLGLPLFYGSYPITPASDILHGLSKYKNFGVKTFQAEDEIAAVCSAIGASYGGNLAITGTSGPGLALKGEAIGLAMILELPLVICNIQRGGPSTGLPTKTEQSDLLQAMYGRNGECPMPVIAAHSPSDCFYTAIEACRIAVQHMVPVVLLSDGYIANGAEPWKFPNADDIPDMKVQFKKPQAAGESFLPYDRNEQLVREWAIPGTAGLAHRIGGLEKEDRTGNVSYDQANHEFMTKIRQAKVDKIADFVPEQQMEVGEDRGSVLVLGWGSTYGVIKSVVKDLIEEGYSVSHAHLRYLNPFPRNLGEMLLNFDKVLIPEINNGQLSKLIRDKYLLKVEQFNKIQGVPIAKSELREVIKGLL
- a CDS encoding 2-oxoacid:ferredoxin oxidoreductase subunit beta is translated as MAIDTIKSNGTLKAKDFATNQDVRWCPGCGDYSILSQVQKVMADLELNKDEVAVISGIGCSSRFPYYMETYGMHSIHGRAPAFVSGLKMANPGLSIWMVTGDGDGLSIGGNHLLHILRRNFDLNILLFNNQIYGLTKGQYSPTSELSKVTKSTPMGSLDRPVNPLAFAMGADASFVARSMDRDPKHLQEMLLRSHAHKGTSFLEIYQNCNIFNDGAFFSFTDKDTKPETAIFLEHGKPLVFGKESSKGIRLDGLRPRVVDLEGSGFTESDLWIHDETDIYKAQILTRFFDNPSTVITEDYLPRPFGVLYAVERPCYEEMLYDQLKEAVGKKGEGDLNQLIAGNQTWTLYNIK